One genomic region from Sphingobacterium multivorum encodes:
- a CDS encoding aldo/keto reductase codes for MKKIEIQHTDLQIAPINFGGNVFGWTLDEQRSFEMLDKFVGAGFNFIDTADTYSWWVNGTGGQSEEIIGKWLKRRGNRDNIVIATKVGSETKEHGYDISRKHILKSADDSLRRLGVDHIDLYYTHFDDNITPVEETLSAYADLIEAGKVRYVAASNVSPARLTESFDVAEKNGLPKYVALQPHYNLVERAGFETDYAGLVEKYGLSVFPYWSLAAGFLTGKYRTEADFDKTARGGGIKKYFDAKGKAVLKALDAISEKHGTTQATVALAWLLAKPLITAPVVSATSERQLDTLCAAPALKLDTEDIELLNEVSN; via the coding sequence ATGAAAAAGATAGAAATACAACACACAGACTTGCAGATAGCGCCAATTAATTTTGGTGGGAATGTTTTCGGTTGGACATTAGATGAACAGAGATCGTTTGAAATGCTAGATAAATTTGTAGGAGCAGGGTTTAATTTTATTGATACGGCAGATACCTATTCGTGGTGGGTAAATGGAACTGGAGGGCAGTCTGAAGAAATTATTGGAAAATGGTTAAAAAGGCGCGGTAACCGTGATAATATAGTGATCGCAACAAAAGTTGGATCCGAGACTAAGGAACATGGGTATGATATCTCAAGGAAACATATTTTGAAGTCTGCCGATGATTCACTGCGACGGTTGGGAGTAGATCATATAGATCTATACTATACCCACTTTGATGATAACATAACCCCTGTGGAAGAGACATTGTCGGCTTATGCGGACTTAATAGAGGCAGGCAAGGTACGTTATGTCGCCGCTTCTAATGTATCGCCAGCGCGTTTAACGGAAAGCTTTGATGTAGCAGAGAAAAACGGCCTTCCAAAATATGTTGCTTTGCAACCGCATTACAATTTGGTAGAGCGCGCAGGTTTTGAAACAGATTATGCGGGATTGGTCGAGAAGTATGGGTTGAGTGTATTTCCATATTGGTCGCTTGCAGCAGGTTTCTTGACCGGTAAATACCGTACTGAAGCTGACTTTGATAAAACGGCAAGGGGCGGTGGAATCAAAAAATATTTTGATGCTAAAGGTAAAGCTGTCCTGAAAGCGCTCGATGCTATCTCCGAGAAGCATGGTACAACACAGGCCACTGTAGCATTAGCATGGTTGTTGGCTAAACCGCTGATTACCGCTCCCGTTGTGAGTGCCACGAGTGAGCGTCAATTGGATACGCTATGTGCGGCACCGGCTCTTAAATTAGATACAGAAGATATCGAATTATTAAACGAGGTTAGTAATTAA
- a CDS encoding NAD(P)-dependent alcohol dehydrogenase translates to MIKSKGYAAKDSNSPLEYWEFERRELGANDVLIDILYSGICHSDIHQVHDEWGGTQYPIVPGHEIVGRISAVGSGVTKFKKGDLAGVGCMVASCGECDNCKSDQQQFCSEKKTVWTYNSKDVMHDHSYTFGGYSNNIVADADFVLHVPESLDIKKVAPLLCAGITTYSPLKRWNISKGHKVGVLGLGGLGHMAVKIAVAMGAEVTMISHSPRKKEDAALLGAHKFLNTHEADEIKEFSSYFDFIIDTVSAPHDYNLYLALLKTKGVYICVGIPAAPMEINGRSIMGGNKILTASSIGGIQETQDMLDFCAEHNILPETEMIDIDYVNEAYQRVLDSDVKYRFVIDMSSIEK, encoded by the coding sequence ATGATTAAGTCGAAAGGTTATGCGGCGAAAGATAGTAATTCTCCACTTGAGTACTGGGAGTTTGAAAGGAGAGAGCTTGGTGCAAACGATGTTTTAATCGATATCCTGTACAGCGGGATCTGTCACTCCGATATTCATCAAGTACATGACGAGTGGGGTGGTACACAATACCCAATTGTTCCCGGGCACGAAATTGTCGGTCGGATAAGTGCCGTTGGTAGTGGAGTGACTAAGTTCAAAAAAGGAGACCTGGCAGGTGTCGGTTGTATGGTGGCTTCCTGTGGCGAATGCGATAACTGCAAGTCAGACCAACAACAGTTCTGTTCAGAAAAGAAGACCGTCTGGACTTACAACAGCAAGGATGTGATGCATGATCACAGCTATACTTTTGGTGGTTACAGCAATAATATTGTTGCGGATGCGGACTTTGTGCTGCATGTGCCGGAATCGTTGGATATTAAAAAGGTGGCACCGCTACTCTGTGCTGGAATCACCACCTATTCGCCATTAAAAAGATGGAATATTAGCAAAGGGCATAAAGTTGGTGTGTTGGGCTTAGGTGGATTGGGACATATGGCTGTTAAAATTGCAGTAGCAATGGGAGCAGAAGTCACAATGATAAGCCATTCTCCACGTAAGAAGGAGGATGCTGCTCTACTTGGAGCACACAAGTTCTTAAACACGCATGAGGCAGATGAAATAAAGGAATTCTCATCGTATTTTGATTTTATTATTGATACCGTATCAGCACCGCATGATTATAACCTCTATCTTGCATTATTGAAAACAAAAGGAGTTTATATCTGCGTAGGAATCCCGGCAGCCCCCATGGAGATCAATGGACGTTCAATCATGGGTGGAAATAAGATCCTAACGGCTTCCAGCATTGGGGGAATACAAGAAACTCAAGATATGCTTGATTTTTGTGCTGAACATAATATTCTACCCGAAACAGAAATGATTGATATCGACTATGTAAATGAGGCTTATCAAAGGGTATTGGACAGTGATGTAAAATATCGTTTCGTAATCGACATGTCGTCTATTGAAAAGTAA